A window of Phaseolus vulgaris cultivar G19833 chromosome 4, P. vulgaris v2.0, whole genome shotgun sequence genomic DNA:
ctaaattggtatctaattagctaccaaggttttaactatcaattatttagtttctaaatttggtagaaaaaccttggttgctaattagataccaatttaaaaaccatttaacaataatagaaactaatttagaaaccaaaaatttatttagtccctaaaatgatctctaatttaatcactatagcaactaattatttttggtatctaaaattggtttctatttcatgatttcttGTAGTGATGGATTTAaaagctgataaaaaaaagaagaagtgcATCTTTAAAAGAATAACATTTTCatgattttgaaataaataattgtttaaTGTCATTAATCCAAACCAATTTCAATCAACACTTGTGTTTTATCTCATGTGTAGATGAAGGGGATATCCAAAAGTATTTTTTTGTACTCGTGTAAGTTAGAATTAGTAGTAAAAACTACTTCTATAATCTAAACACAAAATCTAAACACTCATTTTCTCGATGGAAGttcaaaaaattgaaaagatttACAAATACATcttgttatttattttcatttatatgacagttagaaataagaaaaaaaaaagcaaatacAACATGTTAATCAAGTTGTGTGAATCTATGTAagattgtaagttatttttgtatgattttatttatttatttttttataaacgtCTTTCATAATACCATTGATAGTTTTCTACTGATATATTGTTCACATGTCAGAGCTTTATCATGGGTCAGAAAccttttataacaactttatcTTTTTGCACTCAACTTGTTATATAtgaagtattttattttttaacaccATTTTCTTGCGGCGATAACACTAATTTTAACACACATTCTTAGAAAATGTTTGATTTATTGTGTCAAAATGTTCATTTGAAATTTGGAGTCAACTTTTGTACACTTTAGTGGACATTGTAGTTAAGTTGACACATGAAAATCATCAATCATATGTCATCTTGTGTTTaaaccataaaaaaaagtagaaaCACATTAGTGACTAAACCAAATTCATATAAAAACAAACAACATTTCTAAGAAACAAATAAACCAAATCTAACTCTCGAAACCCAAATTaagtttattataatttttaattttaaaataatagaaaaaatggGTGATCTCACCTATTTCGGTCTCAATTGGAAACAAATTTATCGCATTAAAGTTCTACAAtataataaactaaattttattCAAAGATAAATGAAAccgaagaaaataaataaaagagtattttttatatttcaaggtaaaattgtaatttgattatgttaaaaatgtttcaattcacccaagaaaaaaagaaaacaaatgttTTGTAGCCAAGTTGTTTGCGTAATAGGATATAAGTTTTAACTTGTTTACAAGTCATTCAACATCagttaattttaattctttttctaaatacCAAATATTTTAGAATCAAATTAAGATAACCATAAAAAAGAATCATACTCTTGtggagaaacaaaacaaaagttaCAAATACACATGCACTAGATAGATCAAAGattatttatagaaaatataCTCATGAAAAATTTTGTTGATTAAGAGAAATTTAAGTACTAAATTACATGTGTATTTTTCTCATCGGTCATCATTTTATCTGACGTGAATCATCACGTTGTTTATCATTTTAGCATACTTAAATTGTCGACATATTTTTTCACCAATAAACACAAACTTGTATATATTATCAATTATGAATAGTTATACATATATGTTCGAATGTTATCTCatgaaaaatagttaatataGTTGAAATGGATTTGGTTTTCtctaacaataaatatatttcatgCAATATGCAAATTTATCAAATGAagatacaataaaataaaggtaCGAGATAAGAAAACATCAAATAGTCTTCATTATTCACAATCACATCCCATAAGCTTGATCGTATTGCCACCTTTACTCTAACATGTTTTGGATCACAATTTTTATTGTAACTTTTCATTATTAATAGTGTTTTTCTAAAGTAATTTGCAAACATTCAAATGTGAAACATGAATTGTGATCATTAATGAAATTGGTTTCTTTAATCAAAGGAAAATTAttacattttgaaataaaatggaATCATGCTtctgaaaaatgaaaataagatgaatacatttgaaaaacaaagaaTGATCTTTCAAGTTTATTTGAAGAGAAACCAAGTGCAACATAATAAAGATTCAATTTGCTTCATTAGCGGTTCATTCCAGTTGCACTCTTCACAGAATCAACAGCTCCTTGTGCTTTTTGTTGCATTTGTTGCCCAGCCTATACACAAAAAAATACACTTTTAGTATAAAATGTGTTTATGTTATTGAACcaataataaattatagtaAATATGGCTTTCAATTTATCTACTATAAGATTTAGTAAACATATCGTGTATATTAATTTGTAATTGAACAATCATGCAAATCTCTTTACATTGTGAGAGTTATTAATGAATATTGTAATATGGATTGAACATGAATTTTATCACATGATTATTAATCTATTTGATTTAGACAAAAAGTTGGGAATAAATCATATATAAGAACCTGTTGCATGGAGTCTTGAGCAGATTGAGCAGCATTACTAGCCTTGTCCATCACATTGCTAGCCTTTTCCTGCAATACCACACAAACACTTGTATATGAGTTCTCAATATTGAGCATGCATGCACAATAAGAGActagaaaaacaaatttaaaggcATACCTGAGCTTGACCCTTAGCTTGTCCAGCATTGTAGCTCATGTTTTGGGAGTCCATCTTGTGTTTTAAAACGTTAATAAAAATCAAGTGATGTTGGTTTTAATTTATCTTATGCATTATTTTTCCCACTCTTTGTTGTAATTTATATAGTTTTTCAATGCATTGCATCTTTCGACAAGTGTTCGTTCTTTTCACGTTTTTTCCACAAATTCTTATTCATAGTTTTCTCCTTCGCTTGAGTTTCTAAGGACACATGTCAAGCTAAATTTGGAAAAAGTCTTTTGCACattttatttacatatatatgAATGTGGAGGAGAATCATTCATCTATCATTCAAATCTCCCATACCTTAGATTGGACGAGTTTTAATCTCATGTGCTAATAAtacacaaattttaatttgaatttacaatatttgatattttaatatatgttcAGTCAACTTATCAAAGATATGTATAATATATTAGTACACTACCGATAAAACTTAGCTATAATAGTAAAATACAAGTTTAGTATAAGAGTTACGATATGTTAAGAATAAGAGTCACTAATTTAactaaagactaatttagaatctaaactaattagtagctaaaacattgatagttaatattatataccattttagaaactattttttaaattttttattaatattagaaactactttatatacgaatagttttttagtttacaaaataatatctaacttaattaatataatgaataatTGTTTTTGGTTtcaaaattagttgttatttaatgattttcttttagtgGTGGTTGTTTGAGTGTTGATATTTCTAGATTCGTTGTCGTCACCATAATCCTCGAAACCCTAAATTTGGCTCAAAGAAAGGTATTATTTTTGTGCCTAGAgtagtttgtttttgtttagttgctgatgtgagttgattagaAGATGGAACATCATATGACACtttcaagaattggatcaagattctacAAGAAATTTAAGaacacaaatcaagaaacccaTTAGAAACTCAtttcaagaacacaaatcaagaaacccatttcaagaacacaaatcaagaaacccatgggaaacccatttcaagaacatgaaccgaatagaacatcaacaagtaatttcaaccgattaaaacaagaacCAATGACAAACTATTGATTAGAAACATTCAATAGCAACATTTGACCGattgaaaatcaagaacaagaaacaaaacatgttttagagtttttgatatagaatgggtatggaagaagaagataaagagttgaagaaacttatgtggttgaagacaatgggagtgatcacgccacttggatggtggaaggctccaagatgagtgagagtgtcgccacttgaggattCCCAAGACCCACAAGATAAGACAAAGAGAAGGAGAGCAAGTCTCACAAAGAAACCACTCAAATTCAAGAGAGTaacttcactttcaatttcaatattcaacttATGTTTACAAAAGCAAGGCTCCTCTTTATATAGGCATAGAGGACCGGTCATGAAAAggtaaaaatacatgaagagtCACTTGTAAATGAAAAGGCAAGGCATATGAAAAGACAAGGTAAATGCCACCCCTTTTCAAGTCACTTTCTTATTCTAGAAAAGTGACTTTTCCTACTACCCTTTTAATGTTCTGTCTTGAAactattctaaaaatattacaaaagatattaattggCTTGGACCTcatcttttgagaagactaataagaagaacttcaaatgcttTGGGCTTTGTCCATTTCTCCTATTAACGaggtctttatttgcttgttgagatgacccttcaagtcactagcgcagaaatgctaatcaaatgcggctattttacatttacaaatgcggttatagagccgcatttgatcagcacgcagtTGTAAATCAGAgaaatacaaatgcggctatagagccgcatttgtaaatgcgatttacgaatgcggttatttcaaataaccgcatttgtatattcttttGAATGAGCtcgcatttgtatattcttctgaaTGAGCTGGGGTTTTAGGGGCAcgttgttggtgaagagtggAAGGGGAGAAGAGGAAACACGGCAGCTGCGGCGAGTGCGGCGGCGGAAGCGGTGGCGGAGCGGCGAGAGCGAAATGCGACAGCggcggaagcaatggaagagTACACCTTCAAAATGCAAAGCGAAACCCATTAAAAACGAAAGCAATATGGAAAGCGAAAGCCATTGGAGTTCAATGCAGTTGTTAGGAGCAATGGAAACAAGAGAATAAGGGGCAATGCAGTTACGTACCTTCGAAAATGAAGAACTTCGCAACCAGAGAAAACGAAGAACATATATGAGCGCAAACGAAGAATGAACGAAACTGTTGAGCGCCtaaaatttttagggtaaaaatcatttacaaatgcggttatttaaataaccgcatttgtaaatcaagctttttgatttacaaatgcggttatttaaataaccgcatttgtaaatcaagcgttttgatttacaaatgcggttattcaaataaccgcatttgtaaatggaagctcttgatttacaaatgcggttatttaaataaccgcatttgtaaatcaaaataatttcaaaaatgccactgtattttttacaaatgcgtttaagcgcTGAACCGCATTAAATAAGGAGcgttcttttcttatttttgtactagtgagtgtagcatccttggtcatctttatGTATTTTTGGATCACATCATGCCCTCCAAGTTGAAGaaaattcgaccacgaatttaGTACTCCTGCATAAGACAAAGTCAGATTGCAATTAGATAAGAGAACGCAAGAAGAGATAGGCAAACTTGACTTAGCATCTTGAAAcgttgggagttcagaaaaagatgtcctataaacagaccatgttggaaaagattgtttgggaatgatgatattctTTGGAAAAAATCCTCTTAAAAGGTGAAAACCATTAAGAGGTAAGtaaaaatcatccttaacattatttatccaatatggtgtggCAGTAGGAACTTTGGGTAATGAataagacaaagaagaagaataccttggaggttcaacttgaggcatagcacgagtcaacattaGTGATTTAGTTGATAAAATAGTGTGACTCAATTTATCATttctttcttttgctttctcattatctcttttagttttcatttttatttggtcctcattgACCTTGTGGAGAGAGAGGAGTTTTAAGgtaaccttgcgcccttggaaggaaaaagacattgtgttggataggccatcacgtaaaacatgtctatcatattgccaaggccttcctaaaagaacatgagttgcttccatgggcacaacatcacataaaacctcatctttacaCTTTCCTATCGAAAAgtttatgaggacttgtttgttaaccatgatttcaccttcggcactaagccattgtaatttatagGGCATGGTAtaagagatagtgggtaaggctaacttctccacaactcttgtactagccacattagtacAACTACCCcaatcaataatcaaggaacataacttgttggtgataagacagcgggtgtgaaaaatattttctctttgggtatcatccaaaggttttggaattgtgcccaacattcgcgttatcatcaataagtcaccttcacaaggtattTCACACTCATATTCACTAAGGATTTTTGAAGAGGAAGGGGAGTTAGATCTAGATGAGTTATCACTATGTTCACTAACTACTTGGCCCTCCTTAACCATCATGGTTCTCTTTGTTGGACAATTTGCGACTATAtgaccaaaacctaaacatttaaaacattttttactcgAGGTTTTGGTAGGTGATATAGGAGTTGAAGGTGAAGATTTTGGATCTTTGGGTTTGTAAGTGgactcctttttaaaattggagGGAAAAGTTGAAGTagaattttgtttatttgtcCAAGATGTGTGGTAAAAGCCATCACTGTGAgatattttaaaagagtttttctttgaaagttgggattctaccttgatggcaaggtgaaccaaattttctaaagaagaatattcaTGCAATTTTACCACATCTTAGATTTCCCTTTTAAGACAACTTACAAAGCGATCCATTTTGGACTCCTCACTTCATGCATGTTTATATTAGTTAAAAGCATTTTAAGTTCTTTAAAATAAGCATCCAGACtaagcgtgccttgatgaaacctttGGAGTTTCAACGAAATGTCTTTCCTATAATATGGAGGCACAAATTTAGCGCGTATGCATTCTTTTaaatcattccaagaaaccacgggtggtttcttgtttagcccaatgtccattacaagtttatgccaccattgtatggcatagtctaaaaattcTAGGGAGGCTAACTTTaccttttggtcatcttggacctcatgtacattaaaaatttgttcacatttagcttcccatcctaaatacacattaggatcgcCATCTCCCTTAAAACTAGGTAATTTTACAAATGGAAAATAAGGCTTAGCCACAttttggcgcctctcttcatatGGATGTCTCCTCCATTCAGTTTCTTCATCATAGCTACCATAACTGTGAGAACTTCTTGATTCATATCTATGATGTTGTCTTCTATGTCTTAGAGGTCTTTCATGTTGCATTTCCAATCTTTGAATTCTTTCCTCCATTTGTCTTAATGCCTCCTCTTTTTGTGCAATGGTTCTTTTAGCTTCCTTCAATTCTCCAATTAGGAAACCTTTTTTAGGAGAATGTTGTTTAGATGATTCACCACTAGAAAGATGATCCATATtatcaaacaaacacaaaaacacAATGAACAAACAATTAGAGAAAACAAGTTAGCATAAAAGATTGATCATGGccaaatgaaagaaaaagaaagaagcaCTCCAAGAAAAGGTTTCTTTCCTTAACCAAAGTCTCCTTGTGGGTTGAGTAAAGCTCAAGTGAACTACTTGGATTTGTGTGCTGGTAGATGACTCGTATCGATTATTTTGACAACTTTTCTATCTATAGTTTGTCTTTGTTCCACACTTTCACCACAATTATTAATTAAGGAGGTGGGGTTGAGGATGTGCTGGTAGATGACTCGTATCGATTATTTTGATAACTTTTCTATCTATAGTTTGTCTTTGTTCCACACTTTCACCACAATTATTAATTAAGGAGGTGGGGTTGAGGATAAAACACgaagagaaaaagaaactacggaaaaaaaaatataagaaaacaaAGAACTTTTATTAGAAATCACTTTTCAAAATAGAAAACTAATAACAGGAAACTAAACTAAAACTACTTTGTACTTTTTTTGTCAACCCCCCTCTCtccctttgttttttttaaatcttattcATAGAGTTTCTAAATTGAAATGAGTTTCAACTTTGACAGTTAATGATCCCCAATTCCCAATTACATCCTAATTGACTTATGTGCTTTCTCTTTACAAacattgttgatcttctagATCCAATTATTGTTGATGTTGACTGTCTTTTGCCCATTTTAGCAAAGCGTTGACCGTCTGGTGCATGTTTCTACACCATTTCAACATTTTAGCTCTCGATTTTGAAGTTCCATTGCTTCAGCAGCTTCTTCCACAATTCTTGGGTCAATTCCATCTTCAAATTtgattttcaaaaggttaaaacATTGTATTAGATGAATTGAACCAAATATAAGCTACAAAAGTCATTTTTAAGtcattttttagaaactcttttatttcaaagaaagtaaaaatctaatctaaaaaataagaaataaatataaaagaaacccAAATAAAATGCAATTACTCTATAAAAACATAAGAAAATTGAGAGTTATCAATACACATTTGATGTTTTATTTGAACTAAATGTAAACAATTTAAATGTATTCTTTTGTACccaaattattttttccttAATGAGAATTTTGGTCGACAATGTTTTAATAAGGCACTTCAATGAAACCAATTCAGCATTGTCCTATCTATATGTCTACATATAAAATCCTTTGTAATTTACAATAAATGTAACACCTTGGTCGGTCAATGACATTTTATCCTGTATGATCTCTCCTTATCACAACATGTACAATGCTTAGAAAAGAAaacatgtaaaataaaaaaaacaccatGATACcacaaaaataactttttcattATAAAAGATTATAAAGTTAATACATTATCAGTccaaaaaatacaaattttattactAATGCGTGTTTCTCTAAATGAGAGTAAGGTAGGATCAATGTTCACATATGCAACCAAACTTCAAGTTTCTTTACTTGATCCAAGCCCTCTTTTAGGGCATTGATAGAATAAGCTAGTTCCTTCTCAATAATTAAGTTGATAGCTCAAAATCAACAATTATATGTCATCTTGTGTAAAAACCATAAAAATGTACAAACACATGAGTGACTGCAacaattgtataaaaaataaaacaacatttCTAAGAAATAAATAACCCAAATCCAACATCtcaattttaaaatgataaaaaaatacgCGACCTCACCTTTTTcggtttcaattggaaaaaaaattatcacaatAAAGTTCTAAAGTATAAGAAACtaaattaagttttttattaaaagataaagtaaactgaagaaaataaataaaagactaTTTTTTGTATTTCATGGTACAATTGTAATTTGATTATGTTAAAAATGTTTCCATTCACCcaagaacaaaattaaaaaaaattctttgtgtTTTAAGGAAATTGTTGGATTAAGGTTTTAACTTGTTCAAGTTATTTAACTAATGGATAAACTTGTTTTTGTAGTAAAAGGAACTCAAAGTGaattttcattctttttcttAATACCAAATATTTTAGAATCATATTCATATaaccataaaaaataaatcccATTCTTGTagagaaacaaaacaaaatttaaaaacacaCATACACTAGATAGATAAAAGATTGTGATAGATAAAAGAttatttatacaaaattttCTCATATGAAACATTTAGTTGATTAAGATAAATTTAAGTATTAAGTGACTCTGTATTTTTCTTGTCGGTCATCATTTTATCCGTCGTGAATCATCTTGTTGGTTATCATTTTAGCATACATAAATCGTAGacgaaaatatattttttccaatAATAAACATGaacttatatatattattaattttgaatagCTAGATATATATACTCCAATGTTATCTTATgaaaatagttaatattattgaaatgaATCTGGTTTTCTCTAACAATATATGCAATATGCAGATTTATAAAATCAAgctacaataaaataaaagaacgAGATAAGCAAACATTTATTCTTCATTATACACAACCATGTCCCATAAGCTTGATCGTATTGCAACATTTATTCTAAAATGTTTTGGATCACAATTTTTATTGTAACTTTTTGCTATTAATAGTGTGTTTCTGAAATATTTTACAATCATTCAAATGTAAAACTTGAATCGTGATTATTTATGAGACTGGTTTCTCTAATCAAAGGAAAAttattacattttaaataaaatggaaTCATGCTtatgaaaaaatgaaattaagatgaatacatttgaaaaaaaaaaaagaatgatgTTTCAAGTTTATTTGAAGGGAAACCAAGCACATTATAATTAAGATTCAGTTTTCATCATTAGTTGTTCATCCCTGTTGCACTCTTCACAGAATCAACAGCTCCTTGTGCTTTTTGTTGCATTTGCTGCCCACCCTATACATAACAAAATAGAGTCACTTTTAGTATAAGATGTGTTTATATTATTGAACCAATcataaatcataataaatatgcCTTTCAATTTACCtactataatatttaataaacatATCGTGTATATTAATTTGTAATTGAACAATCTTGTAAAACTCTTTACATTAATCTTGTAAAACTCTTTACATTGTAAGAGTTattaatgaatattataaatatggATTGAATATGAATGTTATCAAATGATTATTAATCTATTTGATTTAGacaaaaaaattgagaaataaaacATATACAAACTTGTTGCATGGAGTCTTGAGCGGATTGAGCAACATTGCTAGCCTTGTCCAATATGTTGCTAGCCTTTTCCTGCCACACAAACACTTGTCTATGAGTTCTCAATATTGAGCATGCATGCACAATGAGAGACtagaaaaacaaagttaaagGCAGACCTGAGCTTGGCCCTTGGCTTGTCCAGCATTGTAGCTCATGTTTTGGGAATCCATCTTatgttttaaaatgttaatGAAAAATCAAGTGatgttagttttaattttttaatgcatATTTTCCTACTCTTTGTTGTAATTTATATAGTTTCTTAGTCCATTGCATCTTTCGACaagtgtttgtttttttttcatgttttcttAGACAAATTCTTATTCACACTTTTCTCCTTCACTTGCGTTTCCAAGGACACATGTCAAGCTAATTTTGGAAAGTAGCTTTTGCATTTTTTATCAGCATAGGTATGCATGTGGAGGAGAGTCATTCATTTATAATTCCTATCTCTCATACCTTTTCTTGGACGAGTTCTAATCTTGTGCTAATAATACGgatattttaatttcattttacgATCTTTGATATTTTAAGATATATGTTCATTAGTCAACTTATCCAAGGTACATATGATATATTGGTATACAACTGATAAAACTTAGCTATAATGGTAAACAATACAAGTTATCGCTAatgtgataaaaaataataatattttagaaattagtGGGCCCACACCAATTTCAAGTTTagttcaaattaatttgaaaaattgtCTTTCTCAATTCTGTTTGGGAAAAGATTGTTTAACGCCCTAAATAGTAGAAAACATTCATTTCAAAaccctttataataatattttaaattaaaaaataaagtgaatataattaaaatattattttattggtaTGTTAAATGAGTATATTTACTATTTGGAGTGTCAAAGTATTAGCactatttgaattttcccactttAGTGTCTGCTCTACTATTTGATATCTTCTATAGTTGGTGCGATTGATCATGGTAGATGTGTTGAGGTTAATCATCATGGTGGTGGTATTGTGTGATGGGTGGCAGTTTTGTGTGGTACGATCATTTTCTTCCAACACTGATAATGGTGTTTACTATGGTGGGCAGAGTTGTgtgttacgaagtggactttaagcctaactcaaccccataaaaccggctcaatggagtgaggtttgcacccacttatatacaatgaaaggctctaatctctagtcgatgtgggatct
This region includes:
- the LOC137836391 gene encoding stress-induced protein KIN2-like; the encoded protein is MDSQNMSYNAGQAKGQAQEKASNVMDKASNAAQSAQDSMQQAGQQMQQKAQGAVDSVKSATGMNR
- the LOC137836392 gene encoding stress-induced protein KIN2-like, with the translated sequence MDSQNMSYNAGQAKGQAQEKASNILDKASNVAQSAQDSMQQGGQQMQQKAQGAVDSVKSATGMNN